In Nitrospirota bacterium, the DNA window CCCATCCCCACCCACACCCTCCCCTTGAAGGGGAGGGAAACACCCTCTCCCTCAGGGAGAGGGGAAGGCCTGTCCTGAGCGGATGCGAAGGAGTGAGGGTGGGGTTTTCATCCCTTTGTGAGCCCGGGCTCATAATGGTTCATCCCTTGATACCTTCTGTTCTGAATACCCCTCAGCACATCTCTTAGCAAGGTTTCTAACCCGTGCTATATATCCTGTCCTTTCCGCCACACTTATAGCCTTCCTCGCATCAAGGAGATTAAAGATATGGGATGTCTTGAGGCAATAATCATAGGCAG includes these proteins:
- a CDS encoding glycine--tRNA ligase subunit alpha, producing MSYGDIHHRTEVEFSRYNFEEADIEMLFTLFKMYESESSSLIAKGLILPAYDYCLKTSHIFNLLDARKAISVAERTGYIARVRNLAKRCAEGYSEQKVSRDEPL